One window of the Dromaius novaehollandiae isolate bDroNov1 chromosome 25, bDroNov1.hap1, whole genome shotgun sequence genome contains the following:
- the UBXN6 gene encoding UBX domain-containing protein 6, whose protein sequence is MRKFFQEIKADLKFKTAGPGQKLSEPPRAPKEKPKAEAAPKPRQGPTDEAQMAAAAALARMELKPKARLPSSQEAIKNQVRKELMAEAAASEKGVSAEEEDLVSPDKEEAAGLSVSGVYFICPLTGAVVRKDMKERHIREAILSYFSVDPVAASIMEIHTFNKDREKVRVGVETMAKYLDNIYFHPEEEKYQKIKLQNKVFQERISCLEGIHKFFQAIGFETKTLPVPGQETTEEYYVLKEEMLTRLEDLKDYKEQLLSSAPVRAQLDRQLCVFKPSPEAARFELPNDFYNLTAEEIKREQRLRTEAVEKASMLRTRAMREKDEQREMRKYNYTLIRVRFPDGYILQGTFYARESVSTLYNFVREALMRDWLPFELLGPGGLKLTDENLAFNECGLVPSTLLTLVWDESVMADIQAAGEEQPASPLKPELLSKVQTLS, encoded by the exons ATGCGGAAGTTCTTCCAGGAGATCAAGGCCGACCTGAAGTTCAAGACTGCGGGGCCCGGCCAGAAGCTCTCGGAGCCGCCTCG GGCCCCCAAGGAGAAGCCAAAGGCCGAGGCAGCGCCGAAGCCTCGGCAGGGACCTACCGATGAGGCCCAGATggcagcggccgcggcgctggcCCGCATGGAGCTGAAGCCCAAGGCCAGGCTGCCCTCGTCCCAGGAGGCCATCAAGAATCAGG TGAGGAAGGAGCTGATGGCCGAGGCAGCTGCGAGTGAGAAAGGGGTCTCTGCGGAGGAAGAG GACCTGGTGTCCCCAGACAAGGAAGAGGCAGCTGGACTCTCTGTGTCAGGAGTCTATTTCATTTGCCCGTTGACCGGCGCAGTTGTAAGGAAAGACATGAAGGAAAGGCACATCAGAGAAGCCATCCTGTCG TATTTCTCTGTAGACCCCGTGGCTGCCTCAATCATGGAGATTCACACCTTCAATAAGGACCGAGAGAAGGTGCGAGTGGGCGTGGAGACCATGGCCAA ATACCTGGATAATATCTATTTTCATCCAGAGGAGGAGAAGTACCAGAAAATCAAACTGCAGAACAAAGTGTTTCAG gAAAGGATAAGCTGCCTGGAAGGGATACACAAATTTTTCCAGGCTATTGGGTTTGAGACAAAAACACTACCTGTTCCAGGACAAG AGACCACAGAGGAGTACTATGTACTGAAGGAGGAAATGCTGACCAGGTTGGAAGACCTAAAGGACTACAAAGAGCAGCTTTTAAGCTCTGCGCCAGTGAGAGCCCAGCTGGATCGCCAGCTCTGTGTATTTAAACCATCCCCTGAAGCTGCTCGGTTTGAGCTGCCAAATGACTTCTACAACCTCACTGCAGAAGAGATCAAACGAGAGCAAAGGCTCCG GACAGAAGCAGTGGAGAAGGCCTCGATGCTGAGGACAAGAGCCATGCGGGAGAAAGATGAACAAAGGGAAATGCGGAAGTACAACTACACCCTGATACGAGTCCGGTTTCCTGATGGATACATTCTCCAAG GGACGTTTTATGCACGAGAATCTGTATCTACGCTCTACAATTTTGTAAGAGAAGCACTCATGCGTGACTGGCTGCCCTTTGAGCTGTTGGGACCTGGAGGTCTCAAACTGACAGATGAAAACTTGGCCTTCAATGAATGTGGGTtg GTGCCCTCAACCCTCCTGACCCTCGTCTGGGATGAATCAGTCATGGCAGACATTCAGGCTGCAGGAGAAGAGCAGCCAGCAAGCCCCCTGAAACCAGAGCTCCTCTCCAAGGTCCAGACCCTGTCATGA